The Alicyclobacillus macrosporangiidus CPP55 genome segment TGGGCGTGCGCGGATTCATCCCAGCGTCGCTGGTGGATCTGAAGTTCGTGGACGACCTGGAGTCGTTCAAGGGCAAGAAGATCCGAGTGATGGTGGTGGAGATCGATCCGGAGAACAACAAGCTCATCCTCTCCCGCAAGGCGGTTCTTGAGCAGGAGCAGGCGGAGGAGGCCGCGAAGACCATTGCCTCGCTGCAAGTCGGCAGCATCGTCGAGGGTACGGTTCAGCGTCTGACCAACTTCGGCGTGTTCGTCGATGTCGGCGGCGTCGACGGGCTGGTCCATGTATCTGAATTGGCCTGGCATCATGTGGCGGATCCGTCAGAAGTCGTCAAGCCGGGAGACAAGGTGAAGGTGAAAATTCTGCGGGCCGATCCGGAGGCGGGGCGCGTCTCCCTCTCCATGAAAGAGGCCTCGCCGAGCCCGTGGGAGACGGCCGCGTACGATTTCCACCCGGGTGACGTGGTGACGGGCGTGGTGCGCCGTGTGGTCGACTTTGGGGCGTTTGTCGAGCTCAAACCGGGACTGGAAGGGCTGGTGCACGTATCGCAGATTTCGTACGAGCACGTGGCCAAGGCGTCGGACGTCCTGCAAGAAGGCCAGGAAGTCAAGGTCAAGGTGTTGTCGGTCGAACCCGAGCGTCAACGGATCTCCTTGTCCATCAAGGACGCGGAGTCCCGCGGCGGTGGCGGCGGGGGCCGGCGGGAACCGCGCCACACTTCGTACGAGGACCGCTCGACCGGAAGCACAGGTGCGACCATCGGCGATTTGTTCCGTGATCTGTTCAACAAGGGTTGAACCGAGGCGGAGCGACGCCGTTGAAGCCCCCTGGTGGGGGCCCTTGGGCCGAAAACGGGATCCGGACATCCGGATCCCGTTTTGACTTCGGATAAGCGGCGGGGGCCGGGGTACACTGGGAATCGTGAACGTCTGCCAGGAGGGAGACAGATCCGCAGTGGACACTTACTATCCGTCGTTCGTCTGCTGCGCAGCGCTGATCGGCCTGTCCGCCCTCGCACGCGCGGAGCGGCTCGCGGCGTGGGTGGAGGCGGGCCGCTTCGCCTTGGGCGGGTGCGGGGCCGTGTACCTTTTGGCGCTGTGGGTCTATTTCATCTACCCGCAGTGGGCCACCCCCGTTTGGGGGCTGACCGTGGCGGGCATGTCGGCGTTGGCCGGCGTTCGCGGCGTTCCCTGGTCGCGCCGAATCCGCGCTGCCCTCATCGGAATCGTCGCTGGATGGACCGTCCTTCGTGTCTGGGAGGAGCACCCGTTCGCAGTTTGGCACGGGCTTCCCTCTCTGTGGCTCCTGTCTGCCGGATGCGGGTGGGGGATCGCCGCCGCTTGCGAACGCCCCCGGGAACGCCTCGTGGCGTTGGGGGGGCTGGCGTTGGGAGGCTCCACCCAGACGTGGGTAGGCCTGGCGATGGCAGGGGAGGGGTGGGCCGCTGCCGGAAACGCATCCGCGTTGATCTGCAATGTCACCTGGTTGACGGCGGCGCTGGTACTCGGCTGGACGGTTCTAGCCTGCTGGAGGCGCGAGATGACGGGCGGTCGACCGCGACCTTCCATTTGACTGGGGTCGCCCGCCTGCCGCATAATGAGGAAATGACGAGTTTTGAAAGTCAGGAGTGCTGCCGGTGCCGAAAATCCAGCGCATTCATCCCGGCTCCCTCGCAGAAGAATTGGAACTGGAGCCGGGCGACGAACTGTTGAAGATAAACGGGCAACCCATTCGGGATATCGTGGACCTTCAGTTCGCACTCGCCGCAGAAGAGATCGAACTTGAGGTCAAGAAACGGGATGGCGAGATCTGGGTGCTCGAGGTGGAAAAGGGATACGACGAGGGGCTCGGGGTCGATTGGGAGCACCCGACGGTCGACCGCGTGCGTCTGTGCCACAACAAGTGCGTCTTTTGCTTTGTCGATCAAATTCCGTCCAACATGCGCCAGACGCTGAACGTTCGGGACGACGACTACCGGCTTTCGTTCCTGCATGGGAACTTCGTCACATTGACCAACGTCAAGGACGAAGAATTGGAGCGCATCATCCGCTTGAAGATGTCTCCCTTGAATATCTCCGTGCACACCACCAACCCGGAATTGCGCGTGCGAATGCTGGCCAACCGGCGGTCGGGCGAAATCCTCCGCCAGATCGACCTACTCGCTAAGGGCGGCATCGAGATGAACACCCAGGTGGTGCTGTGTCCAGGTTGGAACGATGGTGACGAGTTGGACCGGACCATTCGTGAACTGGCGCCTTTTTATCCTGCCGTCCGGACCCTGTCGGTGGTACCGGTCGGCCTGACGAAACACCGCCGCGGCCTCCACAAACTGCGCCCCTACACGCCCGAGGAAGCCCGACAGGTGATCGAACAGGTCACCCGTTGGCAGGAACACTTCCAGGAGACCCTCGGTGTGTCGTTCGTGCACGTGGCCGACGAATTTTACGTGCTCGCCGACGTTCCGGTGCCGCCGGCCCGGTTTTACGACGAGTTCGCGCAGACCGAGAACGGCGTCGGCGTCATCCGCACGTTCCTCGACGAACTGGAAGAGGTGTGGCCGCGCGTGCCGCGCAGGCTGCAGCGGGAACCTCGCCGCGTCGGTGTCATCACTGGCGTGTCCGCCCAAAAAGTGATCCGCGAGTCGTTGGAACGCTTGTCGGGCGTCCCCGGATTGGTCACCCGGGTGTTTCCGATTGTCAACGATTTTTACGGACACCATGTCACCGTGACGGGGCTCATCACCGGCACAGATATCGTGCAGCAGCTTCAGGGACAGGTGAACGACCTGGACACGCTGCTGTTACCGGACATCATGCTCAAGGACGATGCGGACGTGTTTCTCGACGACTACACCGTGCAACGGGTGGAGGAGGAGTTGTCCCTGCCTGTCACGGTGGTCCCGGCGACCGGGAGCGGACTGCTGTTCGGCGCCATGGGATATACGCAATCACTTCCGCCTCGACGGCGGTACGAGGCGACCTTGCGGGTGATGGAGGCTCCGCAGGAGGAGCCCCCGTTGGCCGCATCGAATGGCTGAGGAAACTGAGCGAACGGGACTGAGGATATGGCATTACCGATGGTCGCGATCGTCGGACGCCCGAACGTGGGCAAGTCGACGTTGTTCAACCGCGTCGTCGGACAGCGCATCTCCATCGTGGAGGATGTGCCCGGCGTCACGCGGGATCGCATTTACGCGAAGGCAGATTGGAACGGCCGCGAGTTTCACGTCATCGATACCGGCGGGATCGAAATCAGCGGCGCGGACGACATGGCGAACCTGATCCGAGTGCAGGCGCAGCTCGCCATCGACGAGGCCGACGTCATCGTGTTTTTGGTGGACGGCCGCGCGGGGCTGACCGAGGCCGATCGCGAGGTGGCGGAGCTGCTGCGCCGCTCGCGCAAACCGGTGGTCCTCGGTGTCAACAAACTGGATCATCCCAAACACCATCCGGCAGTGTACGAGTTCTATGAACTCGGGTTTGGCGATCCCATTCCCCTGTCCTCGGAGCATGGCGGCGGGACGGGCGATCTGCTCGACGAGGTGGTCCGGCTGCTCCCGCCGGGGGACGACGACCATTACGACGAAGACGTCATCCGGGTGGCGCTCATCGGCCGGCCGAACGTCGGAAAGTCGTCGCTGGTCAACGCCCTGCTGGGGCACGAGCGGGTGATGGTCAGCGATGTGGCCGGTACGACGCGGGATGCCATCGATTCTCCATTGGAGTCGGACGGGCAGCGGTACGTATTGATTGACACGGCCGGCCTTCGGCGGCGCGGAAAGGTCTATGAGAACATCGAGCGGTACAGCGTGCTCCGCGCATTGCGGGCGATTGAGCGGACCGACGTGGCGCTCATTGTGCTCGACGGCGCGGAAGGCATCACGGAGCAGGACAAACGCGTCGCGGGATACGCGGTGGAGGCGGGCCGGGCGTGCGCTTTTCTCGTGAACAAGTGGGACGTAGTGGAGAAGGACGACAAGACCGCGCACCAATTTGAGAAGCGGATTCGCGACGAATTTCCGTTCATGCGCTGGGCACCCGTCTTGTTCGTCTCTGCCAAGACCCGCCAGCGCGTACACCGGATTCTCCCTCTCGCCCGTGAGGTCGCGGAAAATCATGCGATGCGCATCGCCACGTCGACCTTCAACACGGTCCTTCAGGACGCGGCCGCCAGTGTACCGCCCCCGACCGACCGCGGGCGCCGGTTGAAACTGTTGTA includes the following:
- a CDS encoding DUF512 domain-containing protein, coding for MPKIQRIHPGSLAEELELEPGDELLKINGQPIRDIVDLQFALAAEEIELEVKKRDGEIWVLEVEKGYDEGLGVDWEHPTVDRVRLCHNKCVFCFVDQIPSNMRQTLNVRDDDYRLSFLHGNFVTLTNVKDEELERIIRLKMSPLNISVHTTNPELRVRMLANRRSGEILRQIDLLAKGGIEMNTQVVLCPGWNDGDELDRTIRELAPFYPAVRTLSVVPVGLTKHRRGLHKLRPYTPEEARQVIEQVTRWQEHFQETLGVSFVHVADEFYVLADVPVPPARFYDEFAQTENGVGVIRTFLDELEEVWPRVPRRLQREPRRVGVITGVSAQKVIRESLERLSGVPGLVTRVFPIVNDFYGHHVTVTGLITGTDIVQQLQGQVNDLDTLLLPDIMLKDDADVFLDDYTVQRVEEELSLPVTVVPATGSGLLFGAMGYTQSLPPRRRYEATLRVMEAPQEEPPLAASNG
- the rpsA gene encoding 30S ribosomal protein S1, encoding MSEELQEMLNTPTLNPGDLVKGTVVEVDDKKVIVDIGYKFQGIIPIRELSPLRIQHPSEVVAVGDEVLTSVLKLDEDSEAVILSRREAAARTAWEDLMQKYESRTPFEVTVHDVVKGGLVTDVGVRGFIPASLVDLKFVDDLESFKGKKIRVMVVEIDPENNKLILSRKAVLEQEQAEEAAKTIASLQVGSIVEGTVQRLTNFGVFVDVGGVDGLVHVSELAWHHVADPSEVVKPGDKVKVKILRADPEAGRVSLSMKEASPSPWETAAYDFHPGDVVTGVVRRVVDFGAFVELKPGLEGLVHVSQISYEHVAKASDVLQEGQEVKVKVLSVEPERQRISLSIKDAESRGGGGGGRREPRHTSYEDRSTGSTGATIGDLFRDLFNKG
- the der gene encoding ribosome biogenesis GTPase Der, which codes for MALPMVAIVGRPNVGKSTLFNRVVGQRISIVEDVPGVTRDRIYAKADWNGREFHVIDTGGIEISGADDMANLIRVQAQLAIDEADVIVFLVDGRAGLTEADREVAELLRRSRKPVVLGVNKLDHPKHHPAVYEFYELGFGDPIPLSSEHGGGTGDLLDEVVRLLPPGDDDHYDEDVIRVALIGRPNVGKSSLVNALLGHERVMVSDVAGTTRDAIDSPLESDGQRYVLIDTAGLRRRGKVYENIERYSVLRALRAIERTDVALIVLDGAEGITEQDKRVAGYAVEAGRACAFLVNKWDVVEKDDKTAHQFEKRIRDEFPFMRWAPVLFVSAKTRQRVHRILPLAREVAENHAMRIATSTFNTVLQDAAASVPPPTDRGRRLKLLYGTQVAVKPPTFALFVNDSELMHFSYERYLENRLRQAFGFEGTPIRLLVRTRS